The proteins below come from a single Halictus rubicundus isolate RS-2024b chromosome 13, iyHalRubi1_principal, whole genome shotgun sequence genomic window:
- the Rsf1 gene encoding repressor splicing factor 1, translating into MTPEGYTRVYVGGLNESIKKEDLQTEFEKYGKLNKVWVAFNPPGFAFIEFLNMNEAELACSSMNGTEIMGAKLRVEISRGRGRGGSRGGMGGFRGNRGASNRGYGSAVSTALSYRGNNAYPDYGNYYAGKGGGSRGRDYYGEDYMTNRASGYVTREGYAQDVYNSGETNADYYTNKGTGTSRYRSRSPAGRGSHRHLRECT; encoded by the exons ATGACACCGGAAGGGTATACACGAGTGTACGTCGGCGGCCTGAATGAGAGCATCAAGAAGGAGGATCTACAGACAGAGTTTGAGAAATATGGGAAGCTGAACAAAGTTTGGGTCGCGTTCAACCCGCCAGGGTTTGCCTTTATTGAGTTTTTAAATATGAACGAGGCGGAACTCGCGTGTAGCAGTATGAACGGCACAGAAATTATGGGTGCCAAGTTGAGAGTCGAAATCTCACGAGGTAGAGGTCGCGGTGGAAGCAGGGGTGGTATGGGAGGATTCAGAGGAAATCGAGGTGCCTCTAATAGGGGCTACGGGTCTGCGGTCTCCACTGCACTCAGTTACAGAGGCAATAACGCGTACCCAGATTACGGGAATTACTATGCAGGCAAGGGTGGTGGAAGTAGAGGTAGAGACTACTACGGCGAAGATTATATGACCAATCGTGCGAGTGGGTATGTCACACGAGAGGGATACGCGCAAGATGTCTATAATAGCGGAGAAACCAACGCTGATTATTATACCAACAAAGGCACTGGCACATCGAGGTATCGAAGTCGTTCTCCGGCTGGTCGTGGCAG TCATCGTCATCTTCGTGAATGCACATAA